From Deferrisoma camini S3R1, the proteins below share one genomic window:
- a CDS encoding PilZ domain-containing protein — MTDGERLPVDAACVDVQGGRVVLAPLDASRPEPAPAGTRAEFRVPGTRGILCLRGELEAGTDGLRVLRVDTGGVERINRRAAYRLACSLKAEWAELPEPAPAAGRGSALETLATRVSDRRPCVVLDVSIGGARISAAPPLPRPGSWILLWIRLAPSEVLSGLAAQVLEARPDEGTAPFPGFARLRFSPLSGRTEGRLGRFIVQAQVDLLRKGIRP; from the coding sequence GTGACCGACGGGGAACGCCTCCCCGTGGACGCGGCCTGCGTGGACGTCCAGGGGGGCCGGGTGGTGCTGGCCCCCCTGGACGCCTCTCGCCCCGAGCCCGCCCCCGCCGGCACCCGTGCCGAGTTCCGGGTGCCGGGCACCCGCGGCATCCTGTGCCTGCGGGGGGAGCTGGAAGCGGGGACCGACGGCCTCCGGGTGCTGCGGGTGGACACAGGCGGCGTGGAGCGAATCAACCGTCGGGCCGCCTACCGGCTTGCCTGCTCCCTCAAGGCGGAGTGGGCCGAGCTGCCGGAACCGGCGCCCGCAGCGGGCCGCGGTTCGGCCCTGGAGACGCTGGCGACCCGGGTGAGCGACCGGCGGCCCTGCGTGGTGCTGGACGTGAGCATCGGGGGGGCCAGGATCTCGGCCGCGCCGCCCCTGCCCCGGCCGGGGTCGTGGATCCTTCTTTGGATCCGGCTTGCGCCCAGCGAGGTGCTCTCGGGCCTGGCCGCCCAGGTGCTGGAGGCCCGACCCGACGAGGGCACGGCCCCGTTCCCGGGGTTCGCCAGGCTGCGCTTCTCCCCCCTCTCCGGCCGAACCGAGGGGCGCCTGGGCCGTTTCATCGTCCAGGCCCAGGTGGACCTCCTCCGTAAGGGCATCCGACCCTAG
- a CDS encoding DVU0524 family FlgM-associated protein, giving the protein MGISQFTVHNVLRTYARQDRLGKVHRPKVSARAGASLAADRVNLSPTAQKVQWVGNLAAVLVDRNEPGIDPDARQARIRSTRDELLTRHRDEIADDGVPPQELEARLRALYLG; this is encoded by the coding sequence ATGGGCATCTCCCAATTCACGGTGCACAACGTGCTGCGCACCTACGCCAGGCAGGACCGGCTGGGCAAGGTCCACCGGCCCAAGGTGTCGGCGCGGGCCGGTGCCTCCCTGGCGGCGGACCGGGTCAACCTGAGTCCCACGGCCCAGAAGGTCCAGTGGGTGGGGAACCTGGCCGCCGTCTTGGTGGACCGCAACGAGCCCGGCATCGACCCCGACGCCCGCCAGGCGAGGATCCGCAGCACGAGGGACGAGCTCCTCACCCGGCACCGTGACGAAATCGCCGACGACGGCGTGCCGCCCCAAGAGCTGGAGGCCCGGCTCCGGGCCCTCTACCTGGGCTGA
- the glgP gene encoding alpha-glucan family phosphorylase gives MHMRTFSVTPRLPERLAPLLEIAHNLWWVWNPEAVDLFRRIDHDLWSATGHNPVALLGRVDQDRLESLARDPVFVAHMDRVAQALGRYLSMPTWVSQAYPELEAARVAYFSMEFGIHECLPVYAGGLGVLAGDHLKSASELGLPFVGVGLLYRQGYFHQYLTHDGWQQEVYPENDVYNMPLRPVRTDDGEPVEVEVRMAGRPVRIRAWRAQVGRIPLYLLDTNLAANDPADRAITHQLYAPGEGMRIRQEVVLGVGGVRMLEAVGVEPAVCHMNEGHSAFLGLERIRVLMERTELSFAEALEAVRVGSVFTTHTPVPAGIDLFRPPEIEQYLGDILKEMGIGVGDLMALGRENPADPDAPLSMAVLALRLSGHRNGVSRLHGRVSRRMWAGVWPGIPEEEVPIGHVTNGIHVRSWLSDEMARLFDRYLGPSWVDEPLDQAMWKRVHDIPDNELWRAQERLRERLVGFVRRRLRAQLERRGAKPDEVRAADEVLDPEALTIGFARRFATYKRAVLLFRDPERLARILNHPDRPVQILFAGKAHPADNEGKKFIQEIVHHCRQKEFRNRVVFLEDYDVNLARYLVQGCDVWLNTPRRPLEACGTSGMKVVPNGGLHLSVLDGWWDEAYDGEVGWAIGHGEEYQNPDLQDRVESLDLYDLLENEVVPLYYTRGDDGLPRGWIQRTKTAMERLTPVFNTNRMVREYAERYYLPALSLWTRFAQSNHQAARALARWKARVREAWAGVRVAEVWADDGAERRVGDEFAVRCLVHLNGLAPEDVQVEAYYGLLDPSGQVAAPARRALRSEGRREDGGWEFAGQIPCERTGRYGYVVRVLPHHPNLTSPWDLGLVVWG, from the coding sequence ATGCATATGCGCACGTTTTCCGTGACCCCCAGGCTCCCCGAGCGGCTTGCGCCGCTCCTGGAGATCGCCCACAACCTCTGGTGGGTGTGGAACCCCGAGGCGGTGGACCTGTTCCGCCGCATCGACCACGACCTGTGGTCGGCCACCGGCCACAACCCCGTCGCGCTGCTGGGCCGGGTGGATCAGGACCGACTCGAGTCCCTGGCCCGGGACCCGGTGTTCGTGGCCCACATGGACCGGGTGGCCCAGGCCCTGGGCCGATATCTCTCGATGCCCACGTGGGTCTCTCAGGCCTACCCCGAGCTGGAGGCCGCCCGGGTGGCCTACTTCTCCATGGAGTTCGGGATCCACGAGTGCCTGCCCGTGTACGCGGGCGGGTTGGGCGTGCTGGCCGGCGACCACCTGAAGAGCGCCAGCGAGCTGGGTCTTCCGTTCGTGGGCGTGGGGCTCCTGTACCGCCAGGGGTACTTCCACCAATACCTGACCCACGACGGGTGGCAGCAGGAGGTGTACCCCGAGAACGACGTGTACAACATGCCCCTGCGGCCGGTGCGCACGGACGACGGCGAGCCGGTGGAGGTGGAGGTGCGCATGGCGGGCCGGCCGGTGCGGATCCGGGCCTGGCGGGCCCAGGTGGGGCGGATCCCGCTGTACCTGCTCGACACCAACCTGGCGGCCAACGATCCGGCGGATCGGGCGATCACCCACCAGCTGTACGCGCCGGGGGAGGGGATGCGGATCCGCCAGGAGGTGGTGCTCGGGGTGGGCGGGGTGCGGATGCTGGAGGCCGTTGGGGTGGAGCCGGCCGTCTGCCACATGAACGAAGGGCACTCGGCGTTCCTCGGCCTGGAGCGGATCCGGGTGCTCATGGAGCGCACCGAGCTGTCGTTCGCCGAGGCCTTGGAGGCGGTGCGGGTGGGGAGCGTGTTCACCACCCACACCCCGGTACCCGCGGGCATCGACCTATTTCGGCCGCCGGAGATTGAGCAGTACCTGGGCGACATCCTCAAGGAGATGGGGATCGGGGTCGGGGACCTGATGGCCCTGGGTCGGGAGAACCCCGCCGACCCCGACGCGCCCCTGTCCATGGCCGTGCTGGCCTTGAGGCTCAGCGGCCACCGCAACGGGGTGAGTCGGCTCCACGGCCGGGTGTCCCGTCGGATGTGGGCCGGGGTGTGGCCGGGCATCCCCGAGGAGGAGGTGCCCATCGGCCACGTGACCAACGGCATCCACGTGCGCAGTTGGCTGTCGGACGAGATGGCCCGTCTGTTCGATCGGTACCTGGGCCCGTCGTGGGTGGACGAGCCCTTGGACCAGGCCATGTGGAAGCGGGTCCACGACATCCCGGACAACGAGCTGTGGCGGGCCCAGGAGCGGCTCCGGGAACGGCTGGTCGGGTTCGTGCGGAGGCGTCTGCGGGCCCAGTTGGAGCGCCGCGGAGCGAAGCCCGACGAGGTGCGGGCCGCCGACGAGGTGCTCGACCCCGAGGCCCTCACGATCGGGTTCGCTCGGCGGTTCGCCACCTACAAGCGGGCCGTGCTGCTCTTTCGGGACCCCGAGCGCCTGGCCCGGATCCTCAACCACCCGGACCGGCCGGTCCAGATCCTGTTCGCGGGCAAGGCCCACCCGGCCGACAACGAGGGGAAGAAGTTCATCCAGGAGATCGTGCACCACTGCCGGCAGAAGGAGTTTCGGAACCGGGTGGTGTTCCTCGAGGACTACGACGTCAACCTGGCCCGTTACCTGGTCCAGGGGTGCGACGTATGGCTGAACACCCCCCGCCGGCCCTTGGAGGCCTGCGGCACCAGCGGCATGAAGGTGGTGCCCAACGGGGGGCTCCACCTCAGCGTGCTCGACGGGTGGTGGGACGAGGCCTATGACGGCGAGGTGGGCTGGGCGATCGGCCACGGCGAGGAGTACCAGAACCCGGACCTGCAGGATCGGGTGGAGAGCCTGGACCTGTACGACCTGCTTGAGAACGAGGTGGTGCCCCTCTACTACACCCGCGGAGACGACGGGCTGCCCCGGGGTTGGATCCAGCGCACGAAGACGGCCATGGAGCGCCTGACGCCCGTGTTCAACACCAACCGAATGGTGCGGGAGTACGCCGAACGGTATTACCTGCCGGCCCTGTCCCTGTGGACCCGGTTTGCCCAGAGCAACCATCAGGCCGCGCGAGCCCTGGCGCGGTGGAAGGCGCGGGTGCGGGAGGCGTGGGCCGGGGTCCGGGTGGCCGAGGTGTGGGCCGACGACGGTGCCGAGCGGCGGGTGGGCGACGAGTTCGCCGTGCGGTGTCTGGTGCACCTGAACGGTTTGGCCCCGGAGGACGTGCAGGTGGAGGCCTACTACGGCCTGTTGGATCCCTCGGGCCAGGTGGCGGCCCCCGCCCGCAGGGCCCTGCGGTCCGAGGGCCGTCGGGAGGACGGGGGTTGGGAGTTCGCCGGTCAGATCCCGTGTGAGCGCACGGGCCGGTACGGGTACGTGGTGCGGGTGCTGCCCCACCATCCCAACCTGACCAGCCCCTGGGACCTTGGGCTGGTGGTGTGGGGCTAG
- a CDS encoding FliA/WhiG family RNA polymerase sigma factor, translated as MSAISAAEPQRSRDELIEEYAPLVKYIAERLAARLPSSIEVDDLINTGVLGLIDAIDKFVPDRGVKFKTYAEFRIRGAMLDYLRQQDWAPRSMRRKERELAQVFHRLEQQLQRPATHEEVAAAMGITMEEFNELLYKARGLSLLSLNRPGGEVEDDDEARELGEYIPDEPEKSPFELLRKQEVREILARKIDELPEKESLVLKLYYFNELTMKEVGKILGVTESRVSQLHSAAVLRLRGLLEGMFDE; from the coding sequence GTGTCGGCCATTTCCGCCGCCGAGCCCCAGCGCAGCAGGGACGAGCTCATCGAGGAGTACGCGCCCCTCGTCAAGTACATCGCCGAGCGGCTGGCAGCCCGGCTCCCCTCTTCCATCGAGGTGGACGACCTCATCAACACGGGGGTCCTCGGCCTCATCGACGCCATCGACAAGTTCGTGCCGGACCGGGGGGTCAAGTTCAAGACCTACGCCGAGTTCCGGATCCGGGGGGCCATGCTCGACTACCTGCGGCAGCAGGACTGGGCTCCACGGTCCATGCGGCGCAAGGAGCGGGAGCTCGCCCAGGTGTTCCACCGGCTGGAGCAGCAGCTCCAGCGGCCGGCCACCCATGAAGAGGTGGCCGCGGCCATGGGGATCACCATGGAGGAGTTCAACGAGCTCCTGTACAAGGCCAGGGGGCTCTCCCTTCTCTCCCTGAACCGGCCCGGCGGCGAGGTGGAGGACGACGACGAGGCCAGGGAGCTGGGGGAGTACATCCCCGACGAGCCCGAGAAGAGCCCGTTCGAGCTGCTCCGCAAGCAGGAGGTTCGCGAGATCCTGGCCCGGAAGATCGACGAGCTGCCGGAAAAAGAGTCGCTGGTGCTCAAGCTGTATTACTTCAACGAACTGACCATGAAGGAGGTGGGCAAGATCCTCGGCGTCACCGAGTCGCGGGTGAGCCAGCTCCACTCGGCCGCCGTGCTCCGGCTGCGCGGGCTCCTGGAGGGCATGTTCGACGAGTGA
- the fliM gene encoding flagellar motor switch protein FliM, producing the protein MSELLSQEEVNALLQSIPLQQEAAPAKPEAKPTPTRYRKRASRYDFKRPNRISKNVLQSLHFLHERYARNLALDLSAYLRTISDIVLLSVDQLSYAEFLMSLPETTCINVVKIVPQGGTLAFEVNPTLVFAVIEKLMGGSSETPTLNREITPIEQALIEGFIDMALKDLHDAWRTIGETRFELDRRETSPQLVQIVAPNEIVVVIVFEVKVGQTSGMMNLCIPAIYLEPFAVELRQEHQTDITTRMTEADYRRIDEVIARAVAGLSADLCRQRMTIRQILALKEGDLFPLGADLHQSVTVSVEGIPKFRAVFGARKGRKAVRIEAPIVDEEPEPSSEGGEGFQALETGSG; encoded by the coding sequence GTGTCGGAACTTCTCAGCCAGGAAGAAGTCAACGCCCTGCTCCAGAGCATCCCGCTCCAGCAGGAGGCGGCTCCGGCCAAGCCCGAGGCCAAGCCCACCCCCACCCGGTACCGCAAGCGGGCGAGCCGCTACGACTTCAAGCGGCCCAACCGGATCTCGAAGAACGTCCTCCAGAGCCTCCACTTCCTGCACGAGCGCTACGCCCGCAATCTGGCCCTGGACCTCTCGGCGTACCTGCGCACCATCTCGGACATCGTGCTCCTGAGCGTGGACCAGCTCTCCTACGCCGAGTTCCTGATGAGCCTCCCCGAGACCACCTGCATCAACGTGGTCAAGATCGTGCCCCAGGGGGGGACCCTGGCCTTCGAGGTCAACCCCACCCTGGTGTTCGCGGTGATCGAGAAGCTGATGGGGGGATCGTCCGAGACCCCCACCTTGAACCGGGAGATCACCCCCATCGAGCAGGCCCTGATCGAGGGGTTCATCGACATGGCCCTCAAGGATCTGCACGACGCATGGCGCACCATCGGGGAGACCCGGTTCGAGCTGGACCGCAGGGAGACGAGCCCTCAGCTCGTGCAGATCGTCGCCCCCAACGAGATCGTGGTGGTGATCGTGTTCGAGGTGAAGGTGGGCCAGACCTCGGGCATGATGAACCTGTGCATCCCGGCGATCTACCTGGAGCCCTTCGCCGTGGAACTGCGGCAGGAGCACCAGACCGACATCACGACCCGGATGACCGAAGCCGACTACCGCCGGATCGACGAGGTCATCGCGCGGGCGGTGGCGGGTCTGAGCGCGGACCTGTGCCGCCAACGCATGACCATCCGGCAGATCCTGGCCCTGAAGGAAGGGGATCTGTTCCCGTTGGGAGCGGATCTTCACCAGTCCGTCACGGTGTCGGTGGAGGGCATTCCCAAGTTCCGGGCGGTGTTCGGGGCCCGGAAGGGGCGCAAGGCGGTCCGGATCGAGGCCCCCATCGTGGACGAGGAACCCGAGCCGTCCTCCGAGGGCGGGGAGGGGTTCCAAGCCCTGGAGACCGGGTCGGGCTGA
- a CDS encoding FliM/FliN family flagellar motor switch protein produces MSDILSQDEIDRLLSAAADDIGDVPAADLSPAEVEAVEKAARVFFASANSALAALLARPAQVTEGLGQVVSLSDLSADKGLLVRFPFRSGFSGEMAFLLRHREASMLADLILGGEGEAKEELEEADLDALKEALTQVAGSGAPPLSATMGREVGFDPPQVQTVDEGALTEVLSWGDQAFLAVGTIKVEGILETPLRVLLPVNVAQEMAKILREEEEEGPSVGVVSAPSAPPTGAAAAPGGEQPAPPDIRNIDLILELEVEATVRLGEAEMSLKEIQRLRPGSIIDLDKDTEAPVELVVNNQVLAKGELVVVSSDHFALRITEIESPTERIRKLGS; encoded by the coding sequence ATGTCGGACATCCTGAGCCAAGACGAGATCGACCGACTGCTGAGCGCCGCCGCGGACGACATCGGCGACGTGCCGGCCGCCGACCTCAGCCCGGCCGAGGTGGAGGCCGTTGAGAAGGCCGCGCGGGTGTTCTTCGCGTCGGCCAACTCGGCCCTGGCGGCCCTCCTGGCCCGGCCGGCCCAGGTCACCGAAGGCCTCGGCCAGGTGGTGAGCCTGTCGGACCTGTCCGCGGACAAGGGGTTGCTGGTCCGGTTTCCGTTCCGGTCCGGATTCTCCGGGGAGATGGCGTTCCTGCTGCGCCACCGGGAGGCCTCGATGCTGGCGGACCTGATCCTGGGCGGCGAGGGGGAGGCGAAGGAGGAACTGGAGGAGGCCGACCTCGACGCCCTCAAGGAGGCCCTGACCCAGGTGGCGGGAAGCGGCGCTCCGCCGCTCTCGGCCACCATGGGCCGAGAGGTGGGGTTCGATCCGCCCCAGGTCCAGACCGTGGACGAGGGAGCCCTCACCGAGGTCCTCTCCTGGGGCGACCAGGCGTTCCTGGCGGTGGGCACCATCAAGGTGGAGGGGATCCTCGAGACCCCCCTCCGGGTCCTCCTGCCCGTCAATGTGGCCCAGGAGATGGCCAAGATCCTCCGGGAGGAGGAGGAAGAGGGGCCGTCCGTCGGCGTGGTGTCGGCTCCCTCGGCCCCCCCCACGGGGGCCGCCGCCGCGCCGGGGGGAGAGCAGCCGGCCCCGCCGGACATCCGGAACATCGACCTGATCCTCGAGCTCGAGGTCGAGGCCACCGTGCGCCTGGGCGAGGCCGAGATGTCCCTCAAGGAGATCCAGCGGCTCCGGCCGGGGTCCATCATCGATCTGGACAAGGACACCGAGGCGCCCGTGGAGCTGGTGGTCAACAATCAGGTGCTGGCCAAGGGCGAGCTGGTGGTGGTCAGCTCCGACCACTTCGCGCTGCGGATCACCGAAATTGAATCCCCCACCGAACGAATCCGAAAGCTCGGCTCGTAA